A genomic stretch from Juglans microcarpa x Juglans regia isolate MS1-56 chromosome 3S, Jm3101_v1.0, whole genome shotgun sequence includes:
- the LOC121258589 gene encoding lipase-like translates to MIRWGLAALQLLELFVSSMVHFLYGLYIFSTAVAGDLSLALNECLFKLNMNVEVKEDVPGVASPNAKSLPPIVLVHGIFGFGKGRLGGLSYFAGAEKKDERVLVPDLGSLTSVYDRARELFYYLKGGQVDYGAEHSKAYGHSQFGRVYEHGHYPEWDEDHPINFVGHSAGAQVVRVLQQMLSDKAFEGYENTSDNWVLSITSLSGAFNGTTRSYLDGMQPEDGRTLKPLCLLQFCRVGAIIYDWFDIPWLKAYYNFGFDHFNMSWKKIGVWGLFDCLLGNSGPFASGDWVLPDLTIQGSMQLNCHLHTFPNTYYFSYATKRTRKMFGITVPSSILGIHPLLFIRVLQMSQWRHPPDASLPYKGYRDEDWQDSDGALNSISMTHPRLPIEHPSQFVENDSTCQPLQPGIWYYKIVEADHMSFIVNRERAGVQFDLIYDSIFERCRKHVFRKTPPMVTK, encoded by the exons ATGATCAGATGGGGACTGGCTGCCCTGCAACTATTGGAGCTGTTCGTCAGCTCCATGGTTCATTTCCTCTATGGGTTATACATATTCAGCACAGCGGTGGCCGGTGATCTCTCCCTGGCTCTGAACGAGTGTCTTTTTAAGCTTAATATGAATGTTGAGGTCAAAGAGGACGTGCCCGGCGTGGCGAGCCCTAATGCTAAGAGTCTGCCTCCAATTGTGTTAGTCCATGGAATCTTTGGATTTGGCAAAGGG aGATTGGGAGGTTTATCGTATTTCGCCGGGGCAGAGAAGAAAGACGAAAGGGTTCTGGTGCCTGATTTGGGGTCTCTAACCAGCGTTTATGATAG GGCTCGCGAATTGTTCTATTATCTGAAAGGCGGGCAGGTCGATTACGGAGCAGAACACAGCAAGGCTTATGGGCACTCGCAGTTTGGACGGGTCTACGAACATG GGCATTACCCTGAATGGGATGAGGATCATCCTATTAACTTTGTGGGACACTCGGCTGGAGCACAGGTTGTTCGTGTTTTGCAGCAAATGCTCTCTGATAAG GCATTCGAGGGGTATGAGAATACTTCAGATAACTGGGTATTGAGCATTACATCCTTGTCAGGAGCGTTCAATGGGACTACAAGATCCTACTTAGATGGGATGCA GCCAGAAGATGGAAGAACCTTGAAACCTCTATGTCTGCTACAGTTTTGCCGTGTAGGAGCAATAATATATGATTGGTTTGACATTCCATGGCTGAAGGCATATTACAATTTCGGATTTGATCACTTTAACATGTCATGGAAGAAAATTGGTGTTTGGGGTCTTTTTGATTGCCTCTTGGGAAATTCGGGCCCATTTGCTTCAGGAGACTGGGTCCTCCCAGATCTTACTATTCAAGGATCCATGCAGCTCAACTGCCATCTACATACCTTTCCCAACACATACTACTTCAGCTATGCTACAAAGCGTACTAGGAAGATGTTTGGTATCACGGTTCCTTCTAGCATACTTGGCATCCACCCGTTGCTTTTTATTCGAGTATTGCAGATGAGCCAATGGCGTCATCCGCCAGATGCCTCTCTCCCATATAAAGGCTACAG GGACGAGGATTGGCAGGACAGTGATGGAGCACTCAATTCCATATCCATGACTCATCCTCGTCTTCCAATTGAACATCCAAGTCAATTTGTCGAAAATGATTCAACATGCCAACCATTGCAACCAGGCATCTG GTACTACAAGATCGTGGAAGCTGATCATATGTCGTTCATTGTAAATCGGGAGAGAGCAGGGGTTCAATTTGATCTGATTTATGACAGCATTTTTGAACGCTGCAGAAAGCATGTATTTAGGAAGACTCCTCCAATGGTTACCAAATGA
- the LOC121258724 gene encoding uncharacterized protein LOC121258724, translating to MERFREVLQDCKLCDLGYIGGKYTWANNRSDQNFTKERLDRAIANSKWCATFGGGEVRILSSSTSDHCPILVSLSQQQSNPFKYAQVRRYEDRWSSFSDCEQVIKKAWNQGRGQVTGLQRIKEKLQTCMTDLRKWSYRKEMEERGSLIQKSNRLQHLQQTLTAEFVQQLKQT from the coding sequence ATGGAAAGGTTTAGGGAAGTGTTGCAAGATTGCAAGCTGTGTGATTTGGGTTATATAGGTGGGAAGTATACTTGGGCTAACAACAGGTCAGATcagaattttacaaaagaaaggcTTGATAGGGCAATTGCAAACTCTAAATGGTGTGCAACCTTTGGAGGGGGAGAGGTGAGAATATTGTCTTCATCCACATCTGATCATTGTCCTATTCTAGTGTCATTAAGTCAACAACAGAGTAATCCATTCAAATATGCTCAAGTTAGGAGATATGAAGATAGATGGTCTTCTTTCTCAGACTGTGAACAAGTGATAAAAAAGGCATGGAATCAAGGGAGAGGTCAGGTTACAGGATTGCAAAGGATCAAAGAAAAGCTACAGACTTGCATGACTGATTTGAGGAAATGGAGTTATAGGAAGGAAATGGAGGAAAGAGGAAGTTTGATTCAGAAATCCAATAGGCTGCAACATCTTCAGCAAACACTTACTGCAGAATTTGTGCAGCAGTTGAaacaaacttaa